The sequence gtgcctgttgggcatcttgctctccttcaagtttgccaagagtggcgtcatagcagctcatggtctgaaaccatcaaactgctctcacgcgccacctcttatagtggataccctcaaacataggaggtctcatggaagcagcaaaaccactcggggtaaattgcctataataaggtttttggattgttggaaatatgagcaatttactgagtgattttattaacagaaatactagataaagcatgactagtgtagcagtgataaaacaagccatgcgatttgacaaagagaaggtaaacaacatcttcatatatgaaccgtaactaaacatatcttgagcagacagtatagcaagttgcatatatgaaatagagtctaacatattcagggcaaatactagaacaaggaactgtagcagaacCTCTAATAGAAAGGGGACGAACACGTACGGGCCAGCAGCAGCAGAACCTCTAATAGAAGAGGAAgagattctggtgcgtctctctgggaggagcgacctcccttttataggcgcaagagaaggaggcgagaggctgcgctgggagctgaagagaacgagggagacgaaacgaacaggcagcaggcGAAGAGGTAATGTTTCAGCTTTCGCGtgccctttcgtatacccgtagtgcgtggcaaaaatttacatcggctcggctcattcccgcaacccgcggcggaggagcgcgcgtggatgtccctcttgttctcatgctcatacaagtggagaAGAAGCCTCCCTTATAAAAAGGTCCAattccctctaaactagcaaggtgggactaaactttagttccacctcttgccttgcacgaatgggttgcgtgggcctttaggatttattaggaatttctggaactgctattgggctaggcccaaatagacaaaaattccagcaGGTAATGTGCGTCGAATATATCCTAGTATATATCCTAGTATTTCCTGAATGCTGATGCTTTGTTGGGTTGTATGCAAATATATATTTGACGCAGATAATGTGCAACGGGATCTTCAGGAGCCCGGTTCACAGGGTGGTGACGAACGCCGAGAGGGAGAGGCTTTCGCTGGCCGTGTTTTATGCCGTGGATGGAGAAACGGTGCTGGAGCCGGCGCCTGGTTTGCTGGATGACGAGCGGCCGCCAAGATATGGGAAGTTCAAGGCGAAAGTGCtattgtgagctcgagctcacaggcACCCTTTGCTACGGTACAaacaaaaaaatatttaaaaagtttaaaaaaatctgaatttttttggtaacaaacattgatatatttttcaCATGCGTACAAGTTTTCATGATCAAATGACATTCATGCAGGTctcagcaaaaaaaacaaaatcgatgcttcaaaatgctttcaaaaacagtttttttggagcatgattttgttttttttgctgacacctccacaaatgtcatttcatcacgaaagttggcacgcatgtagaaaaaacatcaaagtttcttgacaaaaaattcagatttttttgaatttttttactattttttcggattttactgttcatccgggATCACTGGTGCCCGGGATCAATTCCTCCGCTTCCCAAGGCGAAGGATTTCGGTCTTTCTTTCAACTGAACATTTCAAGACCCTGAAAATACAAGCTCGACGGTCTTAATTAGTTTATTTTCGGATTTGTAGCAGTGATTTAATACCTATGGAGAATAAATTAAGAGTTGGTTTCTCTTCTGTGAGTCGGGATTTTATCTATAATATAATCGCCTTTCTTTCTTATAAGCGACCTGCTTCTTCGATGCTTAGCTGACAACCAGTTCGGTGTTGTTATTTTGTCATTTTTTATAAACTAGCATATATAGTAGCCTGCACAAAGTGTGCGGGGAATAGATTTGTGATCTTTTCAAAGAGTTGAAAAGAATGTTTTGCTGAAGTATTTGATAGTATGTGACATAATTTCGTGCAGGCGATACATTTGATTACGCGGATGCTGTATTTGCAAAATCTCATCTTGTGTTCTCAGAGAAGAACAGACTTGCTGGGAACTCCAGCATACTTTTCAGCTATTTGGTTAGCTCAAGAAAATATATCTGTCACTGAATTCTTTCACATGGTAACAACGATTACTTGAAGGTTGAGTGATATACATTTGAAAGAATTTCAGAGCCTGGTCTATTTGCGTGCTTACTATTTTGGCTTTGAAATTAGAACCTAGCTGTGCAATTGTACGTGTCAGCTCTTTGGTGAGCTGAAGGAGATCCATCTCAGTTATGCATGAAGAGGAGAAAACAAGCAACTTGCCAGGAGTTCATCTTAAATAACGACGCCGGCGATGACGAGCGGCGAGGGAAAACAGCTAGAAGCAACTACACCTGCAAGGTTTGTTGAATTGCTATGAAAAAATTCTCGAAGGAACAGCCCCGGACGGGTGCGGGTACGCGGGCGGGCGTACGTACAGCGACGGGTGCGGCATACGCGGGCAGGCGTATAACGTCGCGCGCGGACGTACGGCGTCGGGTGGGTATTCCTATACCTAATGTGAAATTATCATACTATCCACTATATGTTTTAGGGGGTTGTACTGAAGCACTCCCCTTCCCTGAATTGAGTGAAGTAACCTTACCATCAACATGAAATCCAACTTCCGTCGACCCGACCGTACCTTTTCACTGCATCAGCTTCTCCTGGCTGGCCTCATTGAAGGGGTCGCAGGATCCGGCCTCTCCCAATGACCTCCGCCTCTTTGGTGATTTCTCACGACGacctccctctctctcattccttCAAATTTGCGGCTAAATCAAGTGGCCCGGCAATTCAAAAGCTCATAAGCTTTATGGCTTGTTACTCTATGTGTTGATCATTTCATAAATTTGTGGCTTCGCTAGCCCGTATGTGCACATGTTGTTTTACGTAAAGATGGAGAAGAAGCACTTCATCTAtatgcattgttggttgaagttgaattGGCAAAGCAAGTGGCTCGCTGCTATTGCCAATTCCATCAAGACAACCAGGCACAATGAAGTTAAAGGTGGTGATCCAACCGTGCCAACTCAAGATGAGCTTGCTCCAACCAAGAAGGTGATTAGAAGAACATGGAGAGGAATTGGAAGGAAGAGAAGGAGAAGCGAGAAGGAGCGAGGGCCAAGGTGATGGAGAAGTTTGAGGTCGTCATGACGAAAAGGAGGAGTTGGCAAGTGTCGCACACAATGAGGTGAAGGAAGGAAAGAAGGCGTAGAGGTTTGGCATCTTCATGGAACATGCaagaaaagaagctcaagctcggaGTAGAGGTTTGGCATCTTCATGGAACATACaagaaaagaagctcaagctcggaGTAGAGGTTTGGCATCTTCATGGAACATACAagaaaagaagctcaagcttgGAGAGAAGAAGCTTGAGATCAAGGTCGCTTAGGAGGACTTCAAAATGTTGTTTGTGAAGATGTCAGACTTGGATCCCAATGCGACAAAAAGACTGGAAGCTAAAGAAGGTATTTTGCATGTACACCCGGGCTGGCAACTTTTGGAATCGATGGAtctaaaaacttgttgaacatccgatgtttttttttctttggtaCGGATTATTTATTTTTGCAACCTTTAAATGTATGCTTGAATTGGTATTGATCTAGATATACATGTCAAATGGAGGAGGCTGCCCTAATAGTAGCAAAGATAAGTCAGAAGCGAATGCGGACTACGGAGAAGATGGCATCTTATTCAGCAAACTGACTGTTGGTATGTTTTCCATGAGGCCAGCCAGGGAAAGCAGATAACTCaagaggatggatggatggatagatacCAGCTGCGCCACCAGGAGAGAATATACAATGGGTGAAGAAGTTTCTACAGCCAGAGAGGAAGCAAAATGAGTCCACAACATAAAATGAGGTTTGCAATTGTACACCCCACTGACTCCACCGGGGCTACACATGACTCTTGACTCATGCTCGATTGATTGATTTTTCCTTGTTCCATGGTTGCATGGCTGCCAATGTTGAGCAAAAACAACACATGGTGACACTTGAACTggaccatcatcatctcccccctcTCCTCTTTCATGCTGAAAAAGGAAaagggtctctctctctctagtaaaCTAGGCACAGAACGGACCGACACCGACCGACCAACGCAGACAGACAGACGACCATCTCTGGCTCCTTGGAGACTAACCTCGCCAAGCAGCGGAATCAATCCAATAAAATTTAAAGAGAAAAGTCACCAGGTAGTTTCAGTTACGACAGTCGGACGGACGGACGGTGGGGGTTGGGTTGGGTTGGCACAACGAAAGGGAAAAAAACTTTACAATCTGTTTTGCTACTCTCTTGTCCAAGAGCAAGCCAGAGAGAGAACTCCATGTTGGCTCCACAATCTCTTTCTTGCATGCTAGCTCTTCTGGCACCGCTTGCCCCGGAACTAACGAAAACAGGCCTTTCGCTAGCTCAGCAGCAACTTGAATATGTCGCTCAGCGATATTACGCCTTCCACTCGCTTGCTGCCAGCCTCCACGATGAACACGCGACGCACCCCTGTTCATGACAGGCACACGACAATCCGGTGAGAATCGACCGAGCAAACAATTACTAATACTCGTGCAGGTACACCAATACAAAATACTTACCAGGATTAGCCAATCTCTCCATAACCTTCAGCAAAGGGTCAGACTGGAGACACATCTGGCATCTTTGACCATTGAAAAGTCCAAAAGGTGAATTCGCGTCTTGCCCGAGCTGCAAGGCCTGGCCACACAAGAAAAGTGTTCATACTGCAGCCATGAAATCTGGACGGGTAACAGATTTACAGATGCATAACTCATGAGAAAGGATGTTTGAAATTATATAGCACTATTCAAGAACCAGCTCTCCCCTCCACGTATGTTTTTTCACTGTTCGCTGCAGTTTTAAATTTCACAAGCACTGATCCGATATGTGGCATCAACTGACCAAGTGAAACGACGAAAGGAAAATATGTACTTGGACAAAGGAGCATCTATACGTAGCTCCAAACAAAGGGGCACTTATCACTGACTGCCTCTGGGGCTACAAACTAACAAGGGCTTGCTTCACTAATGAATTACAGAATCAGTTATCAAATTCACAAGGTAGTATTTTTAAATTTTCTATGGTATGCACAGTTTGGTAGTTTGGATATCAATCCAGATTTCAATTCAGATAGAGAAAACAGTAAGGTAACTGTAATTCCAAAAAAAAAAAGAACTTCAATATGCCTACATTTTTGTTTATTCCCAAAATATTAACTCTTAATATAAACAAGTTTCACATAGCAAAAGCAAAAGTCGTTAGACAAATAAACTTAATTATAAGTTTCAGTTTAAAACTTGGTTGAGATAGGCATTAATATCTATACCTGATGAATGGTCATCTCATCTAGGCGGATATGGGTGTAGACCTTGTCTTTCGCTAGAGCTGTGATGTCACTGCACAATGAAGGAAAAAACAATACATAAGTAACCAGCAAAACTGCAACATACTACCTCTGCAACTAAATATTGAACTAcagaaacgtcttatatttagttaCAGAGGTAGTAGCAAACAATGCAACCGAAAGAATGCTGTATGTCTGCATGTGTCGGCATGGTATACCTTCTGGAGTATGTGTCGATCAGCGAGTCATTATCATCCACAATGGGTATTGAACTAACTCCAGCTGCATGTACAGAATGTAAGGGATCAGTGATGCATAATTAATACAGACAGTAGTTTCACGTCATATGGAATATCAGCTGATTGTGTTAAACCTCAATAACACAAGAGCTGCCTTAGAATTTGGAGATACAAGCAAGAGCACCTTTGTTTTGTATTGCATTTCCCAAGCATAGGTATGTATGGGTATGGTTGCAGCAAAGAGAACAGAGAACATACCTTGAACCAACAAGTTAAGGGCAGAGCTAAGAGATGTATTAGGCCGCAACATAGCCAATGGATGACCATTTGGTTCACCAATTTTTGGAACCCATGTACCCAGCGGAATTGAGCATACTGGTTGGTTTAGAATCGGCAAACTACCAGTGGAGTTCTTAAAGTATCTACAGATACCTGAAAAGAATATATGCTGCTAAGCAATCTCACAATAAAGCTCCTTATAGCATATTAAagtcccactcatcataaagatgCCAAATACTTACATTTCAAAATTCCTGAAAGGGATGCAAGATGCAACAGCTGCGGAAACGATCCATCTGATGACGATGAATAGATGATTGGGACTGTAGAAATGCCAGTTTCGAGTATTTTCATGGCAATACCCCTCAAGGATTCATAAGGGGTGGCCTAGACAACAGGAACTCTGGTGTTAGTGCATTGCCACATAAATCATAATGTAACTAAATATGAGGGACCTGGGGATGAACAAGACAAACTGACGGCAAAAATATTAACAATCAAATTTTAAGTGATTGAAATAAATTCATGCTAAGCAGCTGATTTGCATCTGCCTTAAAACACTTACTCGAGCAAATGGGTCACAAAGCTCACAAGGACAGTTTAAAACAAAGGTTTAAATCTAAATGTGTTCGCTAAATGGTGGGTGGCAAAAGGGGTTCTCACTTCTCAGTGACTACTTCGAACTATGACTCGCCAAATGAAATTAAATCAAAAGGTACAATCTCATTTGTATACAATAGGTATGCAAAGGTTATCAATTCCATGAATCCAAGCATAATTGGTCAAATCAGTACCAATAAGTCTGTCAAACCAAACTAAGAGATGAAACATCAGTACCAATAAGACTTAACCCAAACTGCACAGAAAACTGCAATCCAATTCTCAGCCAGATGTTGGTACCAACTTACATGCACTAGATGCTGATTTGATCTAAGTTGTCCATCATTTCTTCCATAAGTTTGCCGCTTAGCCTCTTTCCACGCAGATATAGTGTGTGTTTCAAGCTGTTCCTCTGTCAGGTTTGAGCCATGAGTTTCCAGCTGCAACAAAAACAAGATGTTACAAAATAATTTAGCAAAATACCTAATACAGGTTATTTCTGGAAAAAATACATAATaagaaactactccctctgtcccagaatataagaacgtttttgacacgatgctagtgttaaaaacgttcttatattttgggacggagggagtagaatttatCAAGTAAACAAAACAAGAAGGATGGATGTTCATTGGCACACAGGGTGTTGCAATTGTTAAAAACATAGTGCACAAAACTATCACCCACAAACACGGATTCCCTAGCCAGCAGGCCTAGGGAACAGCATCAGTGGATAAGGATAACCTGTTAGTGGTAGGCATTAACAGTTTTGTACAACGACTAGCAACTAAAAAGGCACATGAAAATTGACCATTCACAACTTAAGTCAGTACTTTAATACTCCCTAATTAGGGTAGCCAGAAAAGGGTTACCCCCCAACCCCCCAACGCACACACACTccagctctacctccgcaaagaCGGTAACAACACCTGAAGAATTCAGTTCGAAGCAAGTGCCTTGATTCACAAAGTTATTAAACTGTCATAGTGTAAGATTGTTTGAAATAAACAGTATGGCACCACCCACAACAATATATTAGTGAAGTACACATCCAGGACATTTTACCTCTACTACAGAGTACATGAATGACACATCACACAAGTAAAGCAACTATCAACCGGGTCAACTAATACAACAAAAGCTAAGAAAAAAAGAGTAATTGCTGAAACAGATTACCTCTCTCAATATAAGTATAAAATCCAGTGGGCTCAGAAGGCCAACAAACTGACCCCTGAATGAATCCCACAGAGGAGCCACAGGAATCCCCTGCAAAGTGCACTATTCAGTGTATGTTCTCACAACATGCCAGTAACTTCAATACATGATAAAAGCAACAATGGATTATCAAGGTGCCAGAAATGCTGGATCACAGAAAAGATAAATAATTTATGTTTCTAACCATGCAGACCAGGACACAACTATTAGCTAAGAAACTAACCGCAGTGCCTACAATGATCCACACATCAATAAGCAATAACTAGTGTAGCTACTGAAATAAGATAAATTTTACTAACAAAGGGCAGCCAACACTTACAATCAGCTATAAACGGTATTGGGCTGTATACTTGTATTAGCACAATATAGTACtagcataatttaaaaaaatgaacaAGCAATGTTCAGTTTCCACTCAATTCCTTAGAAGTAAATCCATGTGCCAGCATTTACTAAAATGTATGTCACAGTCTCAATTCTCCCAATTCTATGTCCCAATGCAATTATGAACAGTTAAGCATCATATGGTACAAGTATTAGCTCATGAGATGCAGGCAGAGATAGATacaagggcagcccggtgcacatAGCTCCCGCTTGTGCAGGGTCCGCGGGGAAGGGTCCAAAGATGGATAATTGTGAAAAATCATAATGTTAACTAGTAAGGAGACTAGGAGTGAAGTAATCTCTTTTTCTTATGTACAGCATCTAATTCGTGTAAATTTAGGTAGGAGATATAAAAGCAAAGTGAGGAGCATTTAGCATGCCTCCCACAGACCAAACAATACAGCTCTAGAAGGTAAGATTCCATACCTGTTCATGGAGAATATGGAAAGATTGCTTCACAGGTAAATTAATGTCCAGAGCAATGACCTGGATTGAAAAGGTATAATGTTATATAATAAACCTCTCCATTAATAGCGCTCATATGAGAGCAGCTGGGTTGCCCATACCTTTCCAGAATCTGGTAGTAGGTCATAGCCTGTATGCGCATTCAGATACTCAGCAACACGACACCTAGAGATCTGTATAGCAGCCTCTGAGATTCTTGGAGAACCTTCCTGAAGGGCACCATCCGACAACGAACCCTAAGGTAAAGACAAGGTCATTGTTACATAAATTACATCCTTACTCCGTAACTAAATATTCTATTTACCTTCAACAAAGAAATTAGTAGAATCCCAAAACAGAGAACTACCATATAACCACCATTCCATGGCTAGATGAACTTTAGAATGCAGATAGCAAGATATACTGGAGCAAGTATTGCTTTCTATAAATTATCCAAGAAAATGAAGTACAGATAACACTTGTCTCCTCCTGTGCAGATAATTAGAGGCCGTCACACTGAAATGGTTATACATTTAGGTATGCTTACAAATATGTCGTCATAACATTTCAACTAAGCTTAGAGGGCGGTTATAAAAAGAACAGGTAGACTACATAGTGTGGCCGTTCACTCACAAGTAGGCGAGATAAGTGATACTTACCATTCGTTGAAAACTGTCACTGTCCACATCCATCCTGCTCCCAGGTGTAGTGGGGCTCAGTACAGTATTTATGTGGTCAAATTCCCTTGTCAAGTATAAAGTGTTTACCACCCCATACTCTCCAGTTATAGTAGGTTGCCCCTCGTCATGCCTCCACTGCCCGTCCACATTGAACTTGTACTGTGTAAAAATAACCAAGCAAGAAGGTTCTTACATTAGAAATTCCATTGCATATATGCCGtgcatgatctagatgtcaaaagGTCACATTAGACATGAGATAAGAAATAACCTAGTTACATGTACAAATGCAGCCAATATTATATCATGTGCACatcaagaagaagaaaaacattGTGCTGGACAATCGCTAAAACAGCAACCTTAGAAAGCAGAATGGAGATTTCAACACAGGAAATAAATCTCAGCATATACCAACTAATTGGCAAGGTAAGCACACAACAATTTTAGTTAGCACAAGATAAAGAAGGGAACCTGATAAATCCCTGGAGGTAAGTTGCAGATAGCTTGAAATACAGTGGGGCAACCTTCGACTGGAGACATCGGGAAATGCTCTGACCACCTACGACAAAATTGGGAGTTAAGGTGCATAAAAAACAACATCATGGGATTTAAAAATCAGTAATCGACAGAAAACAAATTCCCTTTGTGCGTTTTCCTGAGCAGGGAACATGTGGAATTTTGTTCCTCTTTGGAAATCCCATTTGTTTCCGCGTGCTAGCAAGACTGGACAGTATGCAAACTTCTGTTGTCGTGGCGCTGCCAGCCACTTTCAAGCGCTAAGGCGGGAAGATGCACCTTCAGATTCACCCATGTGTGAACTAACAGCTAAGACAGCGTGCGGGGTAAGGAAGCTGCACCTCCAGAGTAAGCCCAACGGTCGAATCCATGCATTGCACCCAGATATAAACCATAGTAGGTACATatctaaataaacaagaaaatatATCTGCAGTCCCCCTTGCAGCAGAGCAGGGAGATAATCTATCCATCATTAATTATCCAATCAAAACACAAGATAAGATATGTATCCACACAGAGGGCGGTGCCGCGCTCCTAGAGATATCAATCAAATGAGCAGCATTAAAATAATCCTAATCCCTTTGGAAACGAAGCTGCAGCGCCCCTGGTTCCCTGCAGTAACTGATGATGCAGCTGAAACGGCTGTGGGCAGTGAGCGAGCAAAAGTAATTGCAGAATAAATACATAGCGGTCAACGATATGAAAAGGTGTACTCAGTAATCACTGGAGATATGATGACAGGATAGAGATATAGAGATAGAGATGGAGATGAAGTGGGGAGGAAGATTAAGGGCGGACCTGGTGAAGGAACCGCTGAGGAAGACCCTCTTGCCGCCATGGGGCCAGACGAAGCGGGTGGGGACGGCCGGGCCGCCGGCGctgacgccgacgccgccgccggcggcggaggCGTCTTGGGCGGGATCCGCGCCGTGCGAAAACATCCGTCTCCTGCTAGCCGTCGCGCCTCGGGGCGACGAGCGGGTGGGGGAAGGAGATCGGCC comes from Triticum aestivum cultivar Chinese Spring chromosome 5B, IWGSC CS RefSeq v2.1, whole genome shotgun sequence and encodes:
- the LOC123114442 gene encoding sucrose nonfermenting 4-like protein; this translates as MFSHGADPAQDASAAGGGVGVSAGGPAVPTRFVWPHGGKRVFLSGSFTRWSEHFPMSPVEGCPTVFQAICNLPPGIYQYKFNVDGQWRHDEGQPTITGEYGVVNTLYLTREFDHINTVLSPTTPGSRMDVDSDSFQRMGSLSDGALQEGSPRISEAAIQISRCRVAEYLNAHTGYDLLPDSGKVIALDINLPVKQSFHILHEQGIPVAPLWDSFRGQFVGLLSPLDFILILRELETHGSNLTEEQLETHTISAWKEAKRQTYGRNDGQLRSNQHLVHATPYESLRGIAMKILETGISTVPIIYSSSSDGSFPQLLHLASLSGILKCICRYFKNSTGSLPILNQPVCSIPLGTWVPKIGEPNGHPLAMLRPNTSLSSALNLLVQAGVSSIPIVDDNDSLIDTYSRSDITALAKDKVYTHIRLDEMTIHQALQLGQDANSPFGLFNGQRCQMCLQSDPLLKVMERLANPGVRRVFIVEAGSKRVEGVISLSDIFKLLLS